A region of Necator americanus strain Aroian chromosome I, whole genome shotgun sequence DNA encodes the following proteins:
- a CDS encoding hypothetical protein (NECATOR_CHRI.G1194.T1) produces the protein MSSSSSSSSSSSSPPPSRGRDKKKKKEKDKKNHQRKRKDSSSSSSSSSSPPPPQRKRDREKKKEKKNHEKRRSNSSSSSASPPPRRRDELSSSDESREENPTHSRSKKQTKILSKLPISLPKTFAITLHFGSPSSSNQSDKHHRHHHHKKHHHKYFSSFWCCQEEL, from the exons ATGTCATCCTCTTCCTCATCATCCTCCTCATCATCGTCTCCACCACCGTCTCGAGGACgagacaaaaagaagaagaaggagaaggataaaaagaatcatcaaaggaaacgaaaggactcttcctcttcatcttcttcctcttcctcgcCACCTCCACCGCAACGTAAACGTgacagagagaagaaaaaagaaaagaagaaccacGAAAAGAGACGCAGCAACTCGTCCTCATCTTCGGCCTCTCCGCCTCCGCGTAGGCGAGATGAGCTGAGCAGTTCGGATGAGTCACGTGAAGAAAATCCAACCCATTCACGATCGaagaaacaaacgaaaatcCTGTCCAAATTGCCTATCTCTCTTCCCAAAACATTCGCAATTACTCTACATTTTGGATCTCCGTCGTCCTCGAATCAGAGTGACAAGCATCACAGACACCATCATCATAAGAAACATCATCATAAATA tttctcCTCCTTTTGGTGTTGTCAAGAGGAACTATGA
- a CDS encoding hypothetical protein (NECATOR_CHRI.G1195.T1), producing MAGEEKFAILKLYRGSAPRLRIDYTDKNDLYEKFMEKINRLNYPVGEIYTEDDDYDRLLIKNADDLYAAARYNGPQLKVHVLRAPEHDVFSCPSNDEEKEERKEGESLKELHARRRSRSEPRHGSRHHAGHYYYPIPWNYPPWIDLRYGRMPFFSDPQGFSKDHEHQKEGGRNCQCERLSQDFAKI from the coding sequence ATGGCTGGAGAGGAGAAATTCGCCATTCTGAAACTCTACCGTGGAAGCGCACCTCGACTCCGCATCGACTACACGGACAAAAATGACCTGTACGAGAAGTTTATGGAGAAAATCAATCGACTCAACTATCCTGTCGGTGAGATATACACAGAGGACGACGACTACGACCGTCTACTGATCAAAAACGCTGACGATCTCTACGCTGCTGCTCGTTACAACGGTCCGCAGTTGAAAGTGCATGTTCTTCGCGCCCCCGAGCATGATGTCTTTTCGTGTCCGAGTAATGAcgaggaaaaggaagaacgAAAAGAAGGAGAGAGCTTGAAAGAGCTACATGCACGTAGGCGCTCTCGATCTGAACCTCGTCATGGATCGCGTCACCATGCTGGACACTATTACTATCCGATTCCGTGGAACTATCCGCCATGGATTGATCTCCGCTATGGGCGAATGCCATTCTTCTCCGATCCACAAGGTTTTTCTAAAGATCACGAACATCAAAAGGAGGGTGGACGTAATTGCCAATGTGAACGACTCTCCCAGGATTTTGCAAAGATCTAA
- a CDS encoding hypothetical protein (NECATOR_CHRI.G1196.T1), whose translation MPEDEKIVSIPLYLEEVPRLNISYKDKYELFKKFQKKLKKLDFPTDELYWYDWENVHLRIRNADDVLLAVEESGFAKMFARDPRNRDTFPSFSSDDDDDGKEMEEERKKEEIPIKTERRGRSRSSSGVRGRSRSEPRHGSHHHAEHFYQPSLKACMPWINPRFGFMPFYYDPRAFDAIRSRNEERKHKCHCKQLSEDKKL comes from the coding sequence ATGCCCGAGGACGAAAAGATTGTCAGCATTCCGCTCTACCTCGAAGAAGTGCCTCGACTCAATATCAGCTACAAGGATAAGTacgaacttttcaaaaaattccagaaaaaactcaaaaaactcGACTTCCCTACCGATGAACTCTACTGGTACGATTGGGAaaatgtgcatttgcgtataAGGAATGCGGACGACGTTCTTCTCGCTGTCGAAGAAAGTGGATTCGCCAAAATGTTTGCTCGTGATCCACGTAACAGGGACACATTCCCTTCGTTCAGTTCtgatgatgatgacgatgGTAAGGAGATGGAAGAGGAACgaaagaaggaggaaatcCCAATTAAGACTGAGAGGAGAGGACGATCTCGTAGTTCTTCTGGCGTACGCGGCCGTTCTCGATCTGAACCACGCCACGGCTCTCATCATCATGCTGAACACTTCTATCAACCATCACTCAAGGCCTGCATGCCCTGGATAAATCCTCGCTTTGGATTCATGCCATTCTACTACGATCCACGTGCTTTTGATGCGATTCGTAGTCGTAATGAAGAACGAAAACACAAGTGTCACTGCAAGCAACTAAGTGAAGACAAGAAGCTTTAA
- a CDS encoding hypothetical protein (NECATOR_CHRI.G1197.T2): MLVIFYIAVGVLLLPSTLPQDVEDSTSKTLCTGGTYNEEYIRDYFVHTINNHRYALLRGSEQNGPWNETANRKKFPLAKTMNRIEYDCNLEQKAFALLGQCCSTDFPSGPAGTAAIYYDTDLDGSDDADLFKAVWHWTKEISKFAVSDDAFTAKQVVYRNDDWRLYDYLNLVRAASSKIGCADITCRRRDMRRYRAVCLLNRNPLTDRDIIYKTGLGGCNKGETCQSGVCDQFGFYTISPKLFIAALQWIMNSLAWEERGIRVDGRFLSNPRFEDCIVPFSRSTNEAETMLKELNEGEKRIGFRINRKKAQFTKKVFCEGGGVQLKGSQIVGTSSYVFFRRSMNMENNIKEELNTKMRIALAEFATVREAKDQMTEKDLRGHLCDSTSLTALCYAVKNWADTPATSRKLLTSP, encoded by the exons ATGCTCGTCATCTTCTACATTGCAGTTGGG GTGCTCCTTCTTCCCTCTACTCTTCCTCAAGATGTTG AAGATTCTACGTCGAAAACGCTATGTACAGGCGGCACATATAATGAGGAATACATTCGTGACTACTTTGTCCATACCATCAACAATCACCGCTATGCACTGTTAAGAGGATCTGAACAGAATGGGCCGTGGAATGAAACAGCAAATCGGAAGAAGTTCCCACTAGCAAAGACTATGAATAGAATA GAGTACGACTGCAACCTTGAACAGAAGGCTTTTGCTCTGTTGGGTCAGTGCTGTTCAACGGACTTTCCTTCCGGTCCAGCTGGAACGGCAGCCATATACTACGA TACTGATCTGGACGGCTCTGACGACGCTGACTTGTTCAAAGCTGTTTGGCATTGGACTAAAGAGATAAGTAAGTTCGCGGTCAGCGATGATGCTTTTACCGCCAAACAAGTTGTGTACAGGAACGACGATTGGAGGTTGTATGACTATTTGAAC ctAGTGAGAGCCGCCAGCTCTAAAATTGGATGCGCGGATATAACTTGCAGACGCAGGGATATGAGAAGATATAGGGCAGTCTGCCTGCTCAATAGGAA TCCCCTCACGGATCGTGATATCATCTACAAGACAGGATTAGGCGGATGCAATAAGGGAGAGACGTGTCAGAGTGGAGTCTGCGATCAGTTTGGATTTT ATAccatatcgccgaagctgttcatagctgcattgcaatggataatgaattCACTtgcttgggaagaaaggggcatacgcgTTGACGGAAGATTCCTCTCGAACCCTCGTTTTGAGGACTGCATCGTTCccttttcgagaagtaccaatgaagcagagacGATGCTTAAGGAATTGAacgaaggagagaagagaataggattTCGAATAAACCGAAAGAAGGCTCAGTTCACAAAGAAAGTCTTCTGCGAGGgtggaggagtacaacttaaAGGCTCTCAAATTGTGggaacttcgtcatacgtattcTTTcgacgttctatgaatatggaaaacaacataaaggaagaactgaatacaAAGATGAGAATAGCGTTGGCAGAATTCGCaaccgtcagggaagctaaaGACCAAATGACAGAAAAAGATCTGCGTGGCCATCTGTGCGACTCCACATCTCTtacagcgctctgttacgcagtgAAGAATTGGGCAGACACCCCTGCCACATCTAGAAAACTACTCACTAGCCCTTAA
- a CDS encoding hypothetical protein (NECATOR_CHRI.G1197.T1) codes for MLVIFYIAVGVLLLPSTLPQDVEDSTSKTLCTGGTYNEEYIRDYFVHTINNHRYALLRGSEQNGPWNETANRKKFPLAKTMNRIEYDCNLEQKAFALLGQCCSTDFPSGPAGTAAIYYDTDLDGSDDADLFKAVWHWTKEISKFAVSDDAFTAKQVVYRNDDWRLYDYLNLVRAASSKIGCADITCRRRDMRRYRAVCLLNRNPLTDRDIIYKTGLGGCNKGETCQSGVCDQFGFCDLSKTAP; via the exons ATGCTCGTCATCTTCTACATTGCAGTTGGG GTGCTCCTTCTTCCCTCTACTCTTCCTCAAGATGTTG AAGATTCTACGTCGAAAACGCTATGTACAGGCGGCACATATAATGAGGAATACATTCGTGACTACTTTGTCCATACCATCAACAATCACCGCTATGCACTGTTAAGAGGATCTGAACAGAATGGGCCGTGGAATGAAACAGCAAATCGGAAGAAGTTCCCACTAGCAAAGACTATGAATAGAATA GAGTACGACTGCAACCTTGAACAGAAGGCTTTTGCTCTGTTGGGTCAGTGCTGTTCAACGGACTTTCCTTCCGGTCCAGCTGGAACGGCAGCCATATACTACGA TACTGATCTGGACGGCTCTGACGACGCTGACTTGTTCAAAGCTGTTTGGCATTGGACTAAAGAGATAAGTAAGTTCGCGGTCAGCGATGATGCTTTTACCGCCAAACAAGTTGTGTACAGGAACGACGATTGGAGGTTGTATGACTATTTGAAC ctAGTGAGAGCCGCCAGCTCTAAAATTGGATGCGCGGATATAACTTGCAGACGCAGGGATATGAGAAGATATAGGGCAGTCTGCCTGCTCAATAGGAA TCCCCTCACGGATCGTGATATCATCTACAAGACAGGATTAGGCGGATGCAATAAGGGAGAGACGTGTCAGAGTGGAGTCTGCGATCAGTTTGGATTTTGTGATTTGAGCAAAACGGCTCCGTAG
- a CDS encoding hypothetical protein (NECATOR_CHRI.G1198.T1), which yields MLKELNEGEKRIGFRINRKKAQFTKKVFCEGGGVQLKGSQIVGTSSYVFFRRSMNMENNIKEELNTKMRIALAEFATVREAKDQMTEKDLRGHLCDSTSLTALCYAVKNWADTPATSRKLLTSP from the coding sequence ATGCTTAAGGAATTGAacgaaggagagaagagaataggattTCGAATAAACCGAAAGAAGGCTCAGTTCACAAAGAAAGTCTTCTGCGAGGgtggaggagtacaacttaaAGGCTCTCAAATTGTGggaacttcgtcatacgtattcTTTcgacgttctatgaatatggaaaacaacataaaggaagaactgaatacaAAGATGAGAATAGCGTTGGCAGAATTCGCaaccgtcagggaagctaaaGACCAAATGACAGAAAAAGATCTGCGTGGCCATCTGTGCGACTCCACATCTCTtacagcgctctgttacgcagtgAAGAATTGGGCAGACACCCCTGCCACATCTAGAAAACTACTCACTAGCCCTTAA
- a CDS encoding hypothetical protein (NECATOR_CHRI.G1199.T1), with translation MLVIFYIAVGVLLLPSTLPQDVEDSTSKTLCTGGTYNEEYIRDYFVHTINNHRYALLRGSEQNGPWNETANRKKFPLAKTMNRIEYDCNLEQKAFALLGQCCSTDFPSGPAGTAAIYYDTDLDGSDDADLFKAVWHWTKEISKFAVSDDAFTAKQVVYRNDDWRLYDYLNLVRAASSKIGCADITCRRRDMRRYRAVCLLNRNPLTDRDIIYKTGLGGCNKGETCQSGVCDQFGFCDLSKTAP, from the exons ATGCTCGTCATCTTCTACATTGCAGTTGGG GTGCTCCTTCTTCCCTCTACTCTTCCTCAAGATGTTG AAGATTCTACGTCGAAAACGCTATGTACAGGCGGCACATATAATGAGGAATACATTCGTGACTACTTTGTCCATACCATCAACAATCACCGCTATGCACTGTTAAGAGGATCTGAACAGAATGGGCCGTGGAATGAAACAGCAAATCGGAAGAAGTTCCCACTAGCAAAGACTATGAATAGAATA GAGTACGACTGCAACCTTGAACAGAAGGCTTTTGCTCTGTTGGGTCAGTGCTGTTCAACGGACTTTCCTTCCGGTCCAGCTGGAACGGCAGCCATATACTACGA TACTGATCTGGACGGCTCTGACGACGCTGACTTGTTCAAAGCTGTTTGGCATTGGACTAAAGAGATAAGTAAGTTCGCGGTCAGCGATGATGCTTTTACCGCCAAACAAGTTGTGTACAGGAACGACGATTGGAGGTTGTATGACTATTTGAAC ctagTGAGAGCCGCCAGCTCTAAAATTGGATGCGCGGATATAACTTGCAGACGCAGGGATATGAGAAGATATAGGGCAGTCTGCCTGCTCAATAGGAA TCCCCTCACGGATCGTGATATCATCTACAAGACAGGATTAGGCGGATGCAATAAGGGAGAGACGTGTCAGAGTGGAGTCTGCGATCAGTTTGGATTTTGTGATTTGAGCAAAACGGCTCCGTAG
- a CDS encoding hypothetical protein (NECATOR_CHRI.G1200.T2), whose translation MQYSNMAKACHILQKGAVVQHIAKAHNLKAERTSDKGERLVDLCEQTGLIIAPTFTINHRRHQLTWQGSILLTPEQQPKLKMRALKLQLDYEKRIRKKLRRQLQQDGDNEWTSRAMEFEKTWEDKKPRKAHALVKQYSSKSKSLEGKDEISAGKLKYLPPSGIREMTEIIRSIWIDERIPDSWRRAIVIPHHKKLSVTDPRNYRGISLLRVMYKVLESYQLLDTLLPEPVFSTLFAPMECQENSFACLMTRINEQLLQLHQPDVDIKHQGSTKLQRVANLVRSWLQPIRPEQCKPVCISLRPRTEIRVDRRSFEFVDELCYLGCTLKNNGSYERDVQQRCAKATFAFNSLTKCLRSTPITNEVKLRVYLSAIRPVMLYGSETWAAPSTVMERLDCTERKLLRRLLCYRRMTRGKYQYLAPPPSCSG comes from the exons ATGCAATACAGcaatatggcgaaagcttgccatatattgcaaaaaggtgctgtcgtccagcacatcgccaaagcccataacctgaaag cagagcgcacgtcggacaaagGTGAACGTCTGGTTGACttatgcgaacagacgggACTCATCATCGCTCCCACGTTTACGATTAaccatcgacgccatcagctcacgtggcaggggtcaattcttttaacgcctgaacaGCAACCCAAGCTTAAGATGAGggctcttaagcttcagctcga CTATGAAAAACGTATTAGAaagaagctgcgtcgtcaacttcAGCAAGACGgggataacgagtggacgtcaagagcgatggagtttgaaaagacATGGGAGGACAAGAAGCCGCGGAAAGCCCACGCTTTAGTAAAACAGTATAGCAGCAAAAGTAAAAG tTTGGAGGGAAAAGATGAGATTAGCGCAGGAAaactaaaatatcttcctccgtctgggattcgagAGATGACGGAGATTATCCGTTccatatggatagacgaaaggatacctgactcgtggagacgaGCTATCGTAATTCCCcaccacaagaagttatccgtcacggaccctaggaattatcgaggaatctctttgctgcgtgttatgtacaaggtattggagtcCTACCAGCTATTGGATACACTCCTTCCTGAGCCTGTCTTCTCAACGctcttcgcgccgatggagtgccaggaaaattcgttcgcttgcttgatgacacgAATCAACGAGCAACTGCTGCAAttacaccagccggatgtggACATCAAACACC aaggcagtacgaaacttcagcGTGTTGCTAACCTTGTTCGTAGCTGGCTCCAGCCTATACGCCCTGAACAATGCAAGCCGGTGTGCATCTCTTTGAGACCTCGAACGGAAATCAGGGTGGACAGACGTTCATTCGAATTCGTCGATGAGCTCTGTTATttaggctgtacgctgaagaacaacggcagctacgagagagatgttcagcaaagatgcgctaaggccacttttgcatttaactccttaacgaaatgcctgagGTCGActcccatcaccaacgaagtcaaactgcgagtctacctgTCCGCAATTCGTCCCGTCATgttgtacggatcggagacttgggcagcaccatctacggttatggagaggcttgattgcacggaacgaaagctgcttagacggctactttgctaccggcggatgacacgtggaaaatatCAATATCTTGCACCGCCACCATCATGCTcaggctaa
- a CDS encoding hypothetical protein (NECATOR_CHRI.G1200.T1), with protein MQYSNMAKACHILQKGAVVQHIAKAHNLKAERTSDKGERLVDLCEQTGLIIAPTFTINHRRHQLTWQGSILLTPEQQPKLKMRALKLQLESERQKCRTKFRQRVSIHVGVRTRKKLSDADSFTKCIQYAARETLPVLLPQKKFAFASAETKSMYNSVCVARTIDDFSYEKRIRKKLRRQLQQDGDNEWTSRAMEFEKTWEDKKPRKAHALVKQYSSKSKRYSSANEVTVGSNTANGVAVSEATLPVWREKMRLAQEN; from the exons ATGCAATACAGcaatatggcgaaagcttgccatatattgcaaaaaggtgctgtcgtccagcacatcgccaaagcccataacctgaaag cagagcgcacgtcggacaaagGTGAACGTCTGGTTGACttatgcgaacagacgggACTCATCATCGCTCCCACGTTTACGATTAaccatcgacgccatcagctcacgtggcaggggtcaattcttttaacgcctgaacaGCAACCCAAGCTTAAGATGAGggctcttaagcttcagctcga gtctgaaagacaaaaatgtagaacgaaattccgccaacgtgtgtctattcatgttggagtacggaccaggaagaagcttagcgatgcggattccttcacaaagtgcatccagtaCGCTGCAAgagaaacgctcccggttttaCTGCCccagaagaagtttgcctttgcatctgcggaaacaaaatctatGTACAATTCTGTGTGTGTCGCGCGCACCATTGATGACTTCAGCTATGAAAAACGTATTAGAaagaagctgcgtcgtcaacttcAGCAAGACGgggataacgagtggacgtcaagagcgatggagtttgaaaagacATGGGAGGACAAGAAGCCGCGGAAAGCCCACGCTTTAGTAAAACAGTATAGCAGCAAAAGTAAAAGGTATTCTTCTGCCAATGAAGTAACTGTCGGTtccaacactgccaatggagtagctgtcagtgaagcaacccttccagtTTGGAGGGAAAAGATGAGATTAGCGCAGGAAaactaa
- a CDS encoding hypothetical protein (NECATOR_CHRI.G1200.T3) → MYNSVCVARTIDDFSYEKRIRKKLRRQLQQDGDNEWTSRAMEFEKTWEDKKPRKAHALVKQYSSKSKSLEGKDEISAGKLKYLPPSGIREMTEIIRSIWIDERIPDSWRRAIVIPHHKKLSVTDPRNYRGISLLRVMYKVLESYQLLDTLLPEPVFSTLFAPMECQENSFACLMTRINEQLLQLHQPDVDIKHQGSTKLQRVANLVRSWLQPIRPEQCKPVCISLRPRTEIRVDRRSFEFVDELCYLGCTLKNNGSYERDVQQRCAKATFAFNSLTKCLRSTPITNEVKLRVYLSAIRPVMLYGSETWAAPSTVMERLDCTERKLLRRLLCYRRMTRGKYQYLAPPPSCSG, encoded by the exons atGTACAATTCTGTGTGTGTCGCGCGCACCATTGATGACTTCAGCTATGAAAAACGTATTAGAaagaagctgcgtcgtcaacttcAGCAAGACGgggataacgagtggacgtcaagagcgatggagtttgaaaagacATGGGAGGACAAGAAGCCGCGGAAAGCCCACGCTTTAGTAAAACAGTATAGCAGCAAAAGTAAAAG tTTGGAGGGAAAAGATGAGATTAGCGCAGGAAaactaaaatatcttcctccgtctgggattcgagAGATGACGGAGATTATCCGTTccatatggatagacgaaaggatacctgactcgtggagacgaGCTATCGTAATTCCCcaccacaagaagttatccgtcacggaccctaggaattatcgaggaatctctttgctgcgtgttatgtacaaggtattggagtcCTACCAGCTATTGGATACACTCCTTCCTGAGCCTGTCTTCTCAACGctcttcgcgccgatggagtgccaggaaaattcgttcgcttgcttgatgacacgAATCAACGAGCAACTGCTGCAAttacaccagccggatgtggACATCAAACACC aaggcagtacgaaacttcagcGTGTTGCTAACCTTGTTCGTAGCTGGCTCCAGCCTATACGCCCTGAACAATGCAAGCCGGTGTGCATCTCTTTGAGACCTCGAACGGAAATCAGGGTGGACAGACGTTCATTCGAATTCGTCGATGAGCTCTGTTATttaggctgtacgctgaagaacaacggcagctacgagagagatgttcagcaaagatgcgctaaggccacttttgcatttaactccttaacgaaatgcctgagGTCGActcccatcaccaacgaagtcaaactgcgagtctacctgTCCGCAATTCGTCCCGTCATgttgtacggatcggagacttgggcagcaccatctacggttatggagaggcttgattgcacggaacgaaagctgcttagacggctactttgctaccggcggatgacacgtggaaaatatCAATATCTTGCACCGCCACCATCATGCTcaggctaa
- a CDS encoding hypothetical protein (NECATOR_CHRI.G1201.T1), whose product MSSEEFVGFELEEATGQKRKFWTEVVKEDLTTFGVYRQFRLDVRFRGIWNNDELICSVQALEKVGQNCVQGRHTSAKMRVIALCDDISPPIKLLS is encoded by the coding sequence atgagttctgaggagtttgtcgggttcgagctggaagaagccaccggccaaaaacggaagttttggactgaggtggtgaaagaggacttgaCGACATTCGGCGTgtataggcagttcaggctagacgtaaggtttcgcggAATATGGAATAACGACGAATTGATTtgttctgtgcaagctctcgagaaggttgggcagaactgtgttcaaggacggcacacctcggcgaagatgcgggtaatcgctttatgcgatgacatcagcccgccgattaagttaTTAAGTTAA
- a CDS encoding hypothetical protein (NECATOR_CHRI.G1202.T1) yields MSNAVRASLRQAGLQDSVRVVEIPPVNLKQQLVRNRAYDRLCETPNCIVCPNGRQGDCVVSGVVYLITCQLCGAEYIGETGRSLCIRVKEHLDGLVKSETSSPLGAHRRQYHDNTLFKIAVTILARESDVLARKTLEAFYITAKSPIMNRKEECIAVTNELAPYQDLCGF; encoded by the coding sequence atgagcaatgcagtgcgagcaagcttacgacaggcgggtctgcaagactcagtcagagtagtggaaataccacctgtaaacctgaagcagcagctagtccgcaatcgcgcatatgacagactttgtgagacaccgaattgcatcgtttgtccaaacgggaggcagggtgattgcgtggtatcgggggTTGTCTAcctaatcacctgtcagttatgtggggctgagtacattggcgaaacaggaagatcactatgtatccgcgtcaaggagcacctagacgggctcgtaaaatcagaaacatcatcccctttaggtgctcatcgcaggcagtatcatgacaacacccttttcaagatagctgtcactatcttggcacgcgaatcagacgttctagcgcgaaaaacattggaagcgttttatatcacggccaaaagtcctatcatgaatcgtaaagaagaatgcatcgctgtgaccaacgagctggcgccatatcaggacctttgcgggttttga
- a CDS encoding hypothetical protein (NECATOR_CHRI.G1203.T1), with amino-acid sequence MLVIFYIAVGVLLLPSTLPQDVEDSTSKTLCTGGTYNEEYIRDYFVHTINNHRYALLRGSEQNGPWNETANRKKFPLAKTMNRIEYDCNLEQKAFALLGQCCSTDFPSGPAGTAAIYYDTDLDGSDDADLFKAVWHWTKEISKFAVSDDAFTAKQVVYRNDDWRLYDYLNLVRAASSKIGCADITCRRRDMRRYRAVCLLNRNPLTDRDIIYKTGLGGCNKGETCQSGVCDQFGFCDLSKTAP; translated from the exons ATGCTCGTCATCTTCTACATTGCAGTTGGG GTGCTCCTTCTTCCCTCTACTCTTCCTCAAGATGTTG AAGATTCTACGTCGAAAACGCTATGTACAGGCGGCACATATAATGAGGAATACATTCGTGACTACTTTGTCCATACCATCAACAATCACCGCTATGCACTGTTAAGAGGATCTGAACAGAATGGGCCGTGGAATGAAACAGCAAATCGGAAGAAGTTCCCACTAGCAAAGACTATGAATAGAATA GAGTACGACTGCAACCTTGAACAGAAGGCTTTTGCTCTGTTGGGTCAGTGCTGTTCAACGGACTTTCCTTCCGGTCCAGCTGGAACGGCAGCCATATACTACGA CACTGATCTGGACGGCTCTGACGACGCTGACTTGTTCAAAGCTGTTTGGCATTGGACTAAAGAGATAAGTAAGTTCGCGGTCAGCGATGATGCTTTTACCGCCAAACAAGTTGTGTACAGGAACGACGATTGGAGGTTGTATGACTATTTGAAC ctAGTGAGAGCCGCCAGCTCTAAAATTGGATGCGCGGATATAACTTGCAGACGCAGGGATATGAGAAGATATAGGGCAGTCTGCCTGCTCAATAGGAA TCCCCTCACGGATCGTGATATCATCTACAAGACAGGATTAGGCGGATGCAATAAGGGAGAGACGTGTCAGAGTGGAGTCTGCGATCAGTTTGGATTTTGTGATTTGAGCAAAACGGCTCCGTAG